The following nucleotide sequence is from SAR324 cluster bacterium.
AACAAAGGGCGTTTTAAGTTGAGCAGCATTAACGACTACACAGCTGAGAATGTGGAGATTGAGCTTAAACTACCAAGAAACAGTACTACCTCACAGATCCTCAAACCACTGTATGCCTACACCCAGTGCGAGGTTTCTGTTTCCATAAATCTTCTTGTTATCAGAAAGAATCAACCCACCCAGCTATCCGTCAATCAAGTCATCCAACACAACAGTGAGCAATTAGTCAATTTACATGAACGTGAATTGAAGTTGGAGCTACATAAACTCAATGAGCAATGGCATCACAGGAAACTTGAGCAATATTTCATCACTGAGCAACTCTATCGTCAGGTAGAGGAGTGTGAGACTTGGCCTGAGGTCATGCATACGGTTGGAAAAGGGATGGAACCTTTGAAAAAAGATTTGAAAAGGGACATCACTTCTGAGGATCTTGAGAAGCTTCTCGGACTGCAAATCAAACGTATTTCCAGGTTTGACCGACGCCAGGCAGAAAAAGAATTTAGGAGATTGGACCGAGAAATCCGCCAGGTTGAAAGGCACCTCCAAGATGTTATCAACTACACAATTGTTTATATACGTAGCCTTCAGGAACGCTATTCTACAGAATTTCCTCGTAAAACGATCCTCCAGTCCTTTGATGAGATTCAGTTACGTGAGGTCGCTGAAAAGCAGCCAGTATTCTGGAATAAGCAGCAAGGTTATCTGGGAACAGATGTCGAAGGAAAAGAAATTACAGTTTGCACACCCTATGATCGTCTGGTGATCTTTGGAGGTAATCTTTGTTACCAGGTGAGCAGGGTTCCTGAAAAAACCTTTATTGGAAAAAAGGTTTTAGGTGTCTACCCAGAAAACCCAGAAATCGTCTACAACATTGTCTACCAACCAGAAGCAGATGGACTGGCTTATGTAAAGCGATTCAAAGTCCAAAAGTTTATCTTGGACAAGGAGTATGAACTGTTTCCTGATCAGGAGGGAGCTAAGATTCTACACTTCAGTAGCGGCAACAGTATTTTTCTTGAGTTTCAGTTTGTTCCCTCAGAACGAATCCGCAAATCAAGGGATTTTCTGCTTCTAGATGAAGTTTTAGTGAAAAATCCTCAGGCACGCGGAGTCCGTCTTGCCAATAAGCCCATTTTACCCAAAAGTCTTCGTCAATTGGCCAAAGCTCCTGAAGATCCTCAAGCGACCTTGCTGCAAAACAGCAACTCTTGAGGGTTTACAAGATCAATTCGACTCAGTGAACGCAGTTCATTTCATCAAAAATTAATGGGAGGAAACTTATGAATAGAATCGGCATCGATCTAGGCGGAACAAAGATCGAAGGCATTTTAACGACTGATGATCCGATGAATGTCCTTGTTCGAAAGAGGGTTTCCACAGAGCAGGAGAAAGGCTATGCACAGGTTCTAGGGAACATCGCTGGATTAATCGAGGGACTCCGTAACGCTAGCGATAAACAAGTAAAATTGGGTATGGGTATCCCGGGAGTTGTCAACCAATCAACGAAGCGAGTCCAGCAAGCCAACGCACAGTGTTTGATCGGTGAGGCTCTGGAGGAAGATTTGACAAATCGGCTAGGGCAGGGAATCAACATTGAAAATGATGCCAATTGTTTTGTCCTCAGTGAAGCCCTCCACGGTGCCGGAAAGGGCTACCAATGTGTTGCTGGCATAATCATGGGAACCGGCATGGGTGGCGGAATTGTGATCAACGGCCAGCCCTGGAAGGGAAGAACCGGCCTTGCAGGGGAATGGGGCCATGCATCAATCGAGGAGCCTGATGGTGTACTATGCTGGTGTGGACGCAAAGGTTGTGCAGAAAATTATCTCTCAGGAACCGGAATCCAAAGGATTTATCGAGAAGCAACTGGTCAGGATCGCAGCGTTGCTTCCATCCATGAAGGCTTTCTTAGTGGCGATAGTGCTTGCAAACTGGTTATGGATCAGGTCCTAAACTATTTTGCTCGATCTATGGCAAACATCATGGTTCATCTGGAACCAGATATCATTGTGATTGGTGGTGGAGTCTCAAACCTACCGATCCTTTATACTGAGGGCCTCATAAGAACAAATGAAATTGTTTTTGGCACCCCACTAACAAAGATTGTAGAAAATCAACTAGGTGACTCTAGTGGTGTACATGGAGCAGCTGTACTCGCAGTGTAACACTTCAAAAAAGACTTGCTAGCGAAAGCGAAGTTGCATATTTAATTTGGTTTGCTGAAGTGGTGGAACTGGTAGACACGCTGTCTTGAGGGGGCAGTGGGCTTTCGCTCGTGGGGGTTCGAGTCCCCCCTTCAGCACCAGATAATTAGCTCACCGAATAAAATCAGTATCTTAGTACTAGTTTTCCTGCCTCAGACCC
It contains:
- a CDS encoding DNA topoisomerase IV subunit A: MSDLKPLLDKNFLEYASYVIKERAIPDVEDGLKPVQRRILHTMYRMDDGKFNKVANVVGETMKLHPHGDASIGQALVVLANKEYFIEKQGNFGNIFTGDPPSAARYIEARLTPLAKEVLFNPDLTETEESYDGRNREPLALPCKIPATLLLGAEGIAVGMSTRILPHNFHEVLEAQVAFLEGRPFELFPDFLTGGLLDISQYREGNGKVRSRALIEQVDEKTLVIKELPYGVTTESLIQSVQDAVNKGRFKLSSINDYTAENVEIELKLPRNSTTSQILKPLYAYTQCEVSVSINLLVIRKNQPTQLSVNQVIQHNSEQLVNLHERELKLELHKLNEQWHHRKLEQYFITEQLYRQVEECETWPEVMHTVGKGMEPLKKDLKRDITSEDLEKLLGLQIKRISRFDRRQAEKEFRRLDREIRQVERHLQDVINYTIVYIRSLQERYSTEFPRKTILQSFDEIQLREVAEKQPVFWNKQQGYLGTDVEGKEITVCTPYDRLVIFGGNLCYQVSRVPEKTFIGKKVLGVYPENPEIVYNIVYQPEADGLAYVKRFKVQKFILDKEYELFPDQEGAKILHFSSGNSIFLEFQFVPSERIRKSRDFLLLDEVLVKNPQARGVRLANKPILPKSLRQLAKAPEDPQATLLQNSNS
- a CDS encoding ROK family protein; the protein is MNRIGIDLGGTKIEGILTTDDPMNVLVRKRVSTEQEKGYAQVLGNIAGLIEGLRNASDKQVKLGMGIPGVVNQSTKRVQQANAQCLIGEALEEDLTNRLGQGINIENDANCFVLSEALHGAGKGYQCVAGIIMGTGMGGGIVINGQPWKGRTGLAGEWGHASIEEPDGVLCWCGRKGCAENYLSGTGIQRIYREATGQDRSVASIHEGFLSGDSACKLVMDQVLNYFARSMANIMVHLEPDIIVIGGGVSNLPILYTEGLIRTNEIVFGTPLTKIVENQLGDSSGVHGAAVLAV